One Phycisphaerae bacterium RAS2 DNA window includes the following coding sequences:
- the parB gene encoding putative chromosome-partitioning protein ParB → MSAQPKRLGRGLSSLISTDIQRENIPPSPVGIDSQAEQKAGAGAPILATRPAQQLQMVPVESIRTNPSQPRKVFDEAAIEGLSRSLKDRGALQPIVVRRSGSGFELVAGERRLRAARKAGLKEMPAVIRAVGDAEMLELALIENIQRADLGAVERARAYKALADRNGLTHEQIAEKMGEDRATVTNYLRLLSLAPAVLERIEDNSLNMGHARALLGLSDPRRQVELAERAAKEGWSVRRVETEVRRLVDAAKQGGRKEPESVRPAAADAARRLTEALGTRVEVREGRRRHTGRLVIEYYSLDDFERITQRLGLSNEPA, encoded by the coding sequence ATGTCCGCTCAACCAAAAAGGCTCGGCAGGGGCCTGTCGTCACTCATTTCGACCGACATTCAGCGCGAGAACATCCCGCCATCGCCAGTTGGAATCGATTCCCAAGCCGAACAGAAGGCGGGGGCTGGGGCACCAATTCTAGCCACAAGGCCGGCCCAACAGTTGCAAATGGTGCCCGTGGAGTCGATTCGCACCAACCCGTCGCAGCCACGAAAGGTCTTCGACGAGGCGGCCATTGAGGGCCTCTCAAGGTCATTGAAGGATCGTGGCGCGTTGCAGCCCATCGTTGTTCGCCGAAGCGGATCAGGTTTCGAGCTGGTGGCAGGGGAGCGTCGGCTTCGCGCGGCACGAAAAGCCGGTCTGAAGGAAATGCCCGCGGTGATTCGAGCGGTCGGCGACGCCGAGATGCTCGAGTTGGCGTTGATTGAGAACATCCAGCGGGCCGATCTCGGCGCGGTCGAACGGGCACGGGCGTACAAAGCCCTGGCGGATCGCAACGGGCTGACCCACGAACAAATTGCTGAAAAAATGGGGGAGGACCGGGCGACGGTGACCAATTACCTTCGGCTGCTGTCGCTGGCGCCGGCGGTCCTGGAGCGAATTGAAGACAACAGTCTAAATATGGGCCACGCCCGCGCACTCCTGGGGTTGTCTGACCCGCGAAGGCAGGTCGAGCTGGCCGAACGGGCCGCGAAGGAGGGATGGTCGGTGCGCCGCGTCGAGACGGAGGTTCGACGGCTGGTCGATGCGGCGAAGCAGGGGGGCCGGAAGGAGCCGGAGTCGGTTCGGCCCGCGGCGGCGGATGCGGCGCGGCGCCTGACCGAGGCGCTGGGCACGCGCGTGGAAGTGCGCGAGGGCCGGCGTCGGCACACGGGCAGGCTGGTGATAGAGTACTACAGTCTGGACGACTTCGAGCGCATCACGCAGCGACTGGGCTTGTCGAACGAGCCGGCGTGA